In a genomic window of Deinococcus aquiradiocola:
- a CDS encoding L-glutamate gamma-semialdehyde dehydrogenase, which yields MASDTSTLLGGLLPFEHAPYFDFSRPDTAQAQRDAFRQVRERHVGRTFPLLIGGQHEDGSGTFGVTNPGDTRETVWHFQNATPDQLDRAVTAAADTFRTWRHSDPLQRVSIFKRAADLLRSRRMEFNAVMTLENGKNWSEADGEIAECVDHFEVFARETLRWAQGKPVYPMPDEHVTTQYEALGVVAVISPWNFPAAIPLGMSLGAIAAGNTVIWKPASETPLSSLLMIELLHEAGLPAGVIQFLTGSDDVLGDPLVDHPQVRMIAFTGSREIGCRIYERAAKVQPGQRWLKRVMAEMGGKDATVVCADADLDAAALGIAQAAFGYAGQKCSACSRAIVEDSVYDEVLARVVAHAEAVRAGLPEENGAIGPVIHEGSLKRIQGYVDAGRRTARLVTGGDRVDGLHGAYLQPTILADVDPKDPLFQEEIFGPVLTFTRARDWQHALDLANDSEYGLTGSFYSRDPHKITAARRDFHVGNLYVNRKCTGALSGTHAFGGYGMSGTNAKVGGPDYLFWFLQTKTTAQRY from the coding sequence ATGGCTTCAGACACCAGCACGCTCCTCGGCGGGCTCCTGCCCTTCGAGCACGCCCCGTACTTCGACTTCAGCCGCCCCGACACCGCCCAGGCCCAGCGGGACGCGTTCCGGCAGGTGCGCGAACGCCACGTGGGACGCACCTTTCCGCTCCTGATCGGCGGGCAGCACGAGGACGGCAGCGGCACCTTCGGCGTCACGAACCCCGGCGATACGCGCGAGACCGTCTGGCACTTCCAGAACGCCACGCCGGACCAGCTGGACCGGGCCGTGACGGCCGCCGCCGACACGTTCCGCACGTGGCGGCACAGCGATCCCCTGCAGCGCGTGAGCATCTTCAAGCGCGCGGCAGACCTGCTGCGCTCTCGCCGCATGGAGTTCAACGCCGTCATGACGCTGGAGAACGGCAAGAACTGGAGCGAGGCGGACGGCGAGATCGCCGAATGCGTCGACCACTTCGAGGTGTTCGCCCGCGAGACCCTCCGGTGGGCGCAGGGCAAACCCGTGTACCCCATGCCGGACGAGCACGTCACCACGCAGTACGAGGCGCTCGGCGTGGTGGCCGTCATCAGCCCCTGGAACTTCCCGGCCGCCATTCCTCTCGGCATGAGCCTGGGCGCCATCGCCGCCGGGAACACCGTGATCTGGAAGCCCGCCAGCGAAACGCCGCTCTCCAGCCTGCTGATGATCGAACTGCTGCACGAGGCGGGCCTCCCGGCGGGCGTCATCCAGTTCCTGACGGGCAGCGACGACGTGCTGGGCGACCCGCTCGTGGATCACCCGCAGGTCCGCATGATCGCCTTCACGGGGAGCCGCGAGATTGGGTGCCGCATCTACGAGCGTGCCGCGAAGGTCCAGCCGGGCCAGAGATGGCTGAAACGCGTCATGGCCGAGATGGGCGGCAAGGACGCCACCGTCGTGTGCGCCGACGCGGACCTCGACGCGGCCGCGCTCGGCATCGCGCAGGCCGCCTTCGGGTACGCGGGCCAGAAGTGCAGCGCGTGCAGCCGCGCGATCGTGGAGGACAGCGTGTACGACGAGGTGCTCGCCAGGGTGGTCGCGCACGCCGAAGCGGTTCGTGCGGGCCTCCCCGAGGAGAACGGCGCAATCGGCCCCGTCATCCACGAGGGCAGCCTGAAACGCATTCAGGGGTACGTGGATGCGGGCCGCCGCACGGCGCGCCTCGTGACGGGCGGTGACCGCGTGGACGGCCTGCACGGCGCGTACCTGCAGCCCACCATCCTCGCGGACGTGGACCCGAAAGACCCGCTGTTCCAGGAGGAGATCTTCGGGCCGGTCCTGACGTTCACGCGCGCCCGCGACTGGCAGCACGCGCTGGACCTCGCCAACGACAGCGAGTACGGCCTGACCGGCAGCTTCTACAGCCGCGACCCGCACAAGATCACCGCCGCGCGCCGCGACTTCCACGTCGGGAACCTGTACGTGAACCGCAAGTGCACCGGCGCGCTCAGCGGCACGCACGCCTTCGGCGGGTACGGCATGAGCGGCACGAACGCCAAGGTGGGCGGCCCCGACTACCTGTTCTGGTTCCTGCAGACCAAGACGACCGCCCAGCGGTACTGA
- a CDS encoding DUF4180 domain-containing protein — translation MAHPETFTINTLGFLGVRAESVLDLPGLIGAVYGLDGLIVHATDVGPDFYRLESGLAGELFQRLVHLRLPTACVLPDWNAHGERFAQLASEHARHPQVRFVHTDEDALLWLAGQLGPDS, via the coding sequence GTGGCCCATCCGGAGACCTTCACGATAAACACGCTCGGCTTCCTCGGGGTGCGGGCCGAGTCGGTGCTGGACCTGCCCGGCCTGATTGGCGCCGTGTACGGACTGGACGGCCTGATCGTGCACGCTACGGACGTCGGACCGGACTTCTACCGGCTGGAGAGTGGCCTCGCCGGAGAACTGTTCCAGCGTCTCGTGCACCTCCGCCTGCCGACCGCCTGCGTGCTGCCGGACTGGAACGCCCACGGGGAGCGCTTCGCGCAGCTCGCGTCGGAGCATGCCCGGCATCCACAGGTGCGTTTCGTGCATACGGACGAGGACGCGCTGCTCTGGCTGGCCGGGCAACTCGGGCCGGACAGTTAG